A window of Synechococcus sp. UW179A contains these coding sequences:
- a CDS encoding helix-turn-helix domain-containing protein → MIKHTNKSSLKRLDARFQTCAELQELFHPLSPDLVAVQLSPGPLHGRVRVFVLGSYRFNVLETNQNLFLSGMRRPKPCTLAIPLTDAMADQPYRAQGIPMPWPGLMGYNRSLSDFDLSVPARATLATLVIGKEALLERHAQHGGGPLMLKRWESTNQLEVQAELRRRLQQQLNNLVERDQDTWKPEEPDQLIDTLIRCFEAQNSQTMPISTREARHQAAIRLLHWCAKNGSKSLSMNELSAELHQSRTSLFKGAREHFDCTPLELQRFIRMDRVRQLLLDPSRRLELGLTGVGAIASAMGFASRSHFAKRYQQQYGEQPQTTLSRSRNTTEARTIRD, encoded by the coding sequence GTGATCAAGCACACCAACAAAAGCTCATTGAAGCGGCTGGATGCACGGTTTCAGACTTGTGCAGAACTGCAAGAGCTGTTTCACCCACTGTCCCCCGATCTGGTCGCCGTTCAGCTCAGTCCGGGTCCTCTGCATGGGCGAGTACGCGTTTTTGTGCTGGGGAGCTACCGCTTCAATGTGCTCGAAACCAACCAGAACCTATTTCTCAGTGGGATGCGGCGGCCCAAGCCCTGCACGCTGGCCATTCCATTGACGGACGCCATGGCGGATCAGCCTTACCGCGCCCAGGGAATTCCCATGCCTTGGCCAGGATTGATGGGCTACAACCGATCTCTGAGCGATTTCGATCTCAGCGTGCCTGCCCGGGCAACATTGGCAACCTTGGTGATCGGCAAGGAAGCCTTGCTGGAACGCCATGCACAGCATGGAGGTGGACCGCTGATGCTGAAACGCTGGGAGAGCACCAATCAGCTGGAAGTGCAGGCGGAACTGCGACGCCGCCTGCAGCAGCAACTCAACAATCTGGTGGAACGAGATCAGGACACCTGGAAACCCGAAGAACCCGATCAGCTCATCGACACCTTGATTCGCTGCTTTGAAGCGCAAAACAGTCAAACCATGCCCATCTCCACACGGGAGGCTCGGCATCAAGCAGCGATCCGATTGCTGCACTGGTGTGCAAAGAACGGAAGCAAGTCTTTATCTATGAATGAGCTCTCAGCCGAGCTGCATCAATCACGGACATCACTGTTTAAAGGAGCCAGGGAACACTTCGATTGCACCCCTCTGGAGCTACAGCGATTCATCCGCATGGACCGGGTTCGCCAACTGCTGCTCGATCCAAGCCGGCGCCTCGAGCTGGGGCTGACTGGAGTCGGAGCCATTGCATCCGCCATGGGGTTTGCCAGCCGCAGCCACTTTGCAAAGCGATACCAGCAGCAGTACGGCGAACAACCCCAAACAACGCTGAGTCGCAGCCGCAATACGACTGAAGCCAGAACGATCAGGGATTGA
- the dnaB gene encoding replicative DNA helicase has translation MVSVPLSESGGESTEGERRGFGQGRRREEPSFEALPDSIPPQNLEAEEAVLGGILLDPDAIGRVADVLQPEAFYLNAHREIFRTAVMLHSQGKPTDLTAMTAWLADTGALEKVGGSSRLVELVERVASTASIEQVARLVMDKYLRRQLIRSGNEVIQLGFDQGLPMEQVLDKAEQTIFAISQEKPSQGLTPTAEILTSTFNEIESRSLGTSVAGIPVNFYDLDAMTQGLQRSDLIIVAGRPAMGKTSIVLNLAKNVAQLHDLPVCVFSLEMSKEQLTYRLLSMEVGIEAGRLRTGRLQQEEWPLLGQGINTLGQLPIYIDDKPNSGVLEMRSLCRRLMAEQGKELGLIVIDYLQLMEGSSPDNRVQEISRITRALKGMARELNVPVIALSQLSRGVESRTNKRPMLSDLRESGSIEQDADLVLMIYRDEYYNPETPDRGITEVIVTKHRNGPVGTVKLLFEPQFTRFRNLAA, from the coding sequence ATGGTGAGCGTTCCCTTGTCAGAGTCCGGTGGCGAGTCCACCGAGGGGGAGCGCCGCGGTTTCGGCCAAGGTCGCAGGCGTGAAGAGCCCAGCTTCGAGGCCCTGCCGGATTCGATCCCGCCGCAAAACCTGGAGGCCGAAGAAGCGGTGCTGGGTGGCATCCTGCTCGACCCAGATGCAATCGGTCGCGTGGCCGACGTGCTGCAACCGGAAGCCTTTTATCTCAACGCACATCGGGAGATCTTTCGCACCGCGGTGATGCTCCACAGCCAGGGCAAACCCACCGATCTCACCGCTATGACCGCCTGGCTGGCAGACACTGGTGCACTCGAGAAGGTTGGAGGCAGCAGCCGGCTGGTGGAGCTGGTGGAGCGCGTGGCCTCCACCGCCTCGATCGAGCAGGTGGCACGCCTGGTGATGGATAAGTATCTGCGCCGGCAGCTGATCCGCTCAGGCAACGAAGTGATCCAGCTGGGCTTCGATCAGGGCCTGCCAATGGAGCAGGTGCTCGACAAGGCCGAGCAGACCATCTTCGCCATCAGTCAGGAGAAGCCATCTCAGGGTTTGACGCCCACCGCCGAAATTCTGACTAGCACCTTCAACGAAATCGAAAGCCGCTCGCTGGGCACCTCGGTGGCAGGCATTCCGGTGAATTTCTACGACCTGGACGCCATGACCCAGGGCCTGCAGCGCAGTGATCTGATCATCGTGGCCGGACGCCCGGCCATGGGCAAAACATCCATCGTGCTCAATCTGGCCAAGAACGTGGCTCAGTTGCATGACCTGCCCGTGTGTGTGTTCTCACTGGAGATGAGCAAGGAGCAACTCACCTATCGGCTGCTCTCGATGGAAGTGGGCATCGAAGCGGGCAGGCTGCGCACAGGCCGTCTCCAACAGGAGGAATGGCCGCTACTTGGCCAGGGCATCAACACCCTCGGCCAGCTGCCGATCTACATCGACGACAAACCCAACTCGGGCGTGCTGGAGATGCGTTCGCTCTGCAGGCGGCTGATGGCCGAACAGGGCAAGGAACTCGGTCTGATCGTGATCGACTATTTGCAACTGATGGAAGGATCCAGTCCTGACAACCGCGTGCAGGAAATTTCAAGAATCACACGAGCTCTCAAGGGGATGGCCCGTGAACTAAATGTTCCGGTGATCGCCCTGTCCCAGCTCAGCCGTGGCGTGGAATCGCGAACCAACAAACGACCAATGCTCAGTGACCTGCGCGAATCGGGCTCGATTGAACAGGACGCCGATCTGGTGCTGATGATCTACCGCGACGAGTACTACAACCCGGAAACTCCCGACCGGGGAATCACGGAAGTGATCGTGACCAAGCACCGCAACGGACCAGTAGGCACGGTGAAGCTGCTGTTCGAGCCACAGTTCACCCGCTTCCGCAACCTCGCCGCCTAA
- the rplI gene encoding 50S ribosomal protein L9 — translation MAKRVQVVLNEDVLSLGRDGDLVEVAPGYARNFLLPFGKAVPVTPAVMKQVEHRRAKEAERQAALKEEAVAFRTALDTIGRFTVKKQTGEDDVLFGTVTNGDVAEVIEEATKKEVDRRDITVPDIHRTGNYKVQVKLHSEVSAEINLEVVSY, via the coding sequence ATGGCCAAGCGCGTACAAGTTGTACTGAACGAGGACGTCCTCAGCCTCGGCCGAGACGGAGATCTGGTGGAAGTTGCCCCTGGCTATGCCCGCAACTTCCTGCTGCCCTTCGGCAAAGCCGTGCCTGTCACTCCAGCGGTGATGAAACAGGTGGAGCACCGCAGGGCCAAGGAAGCTGAGCGCCAAGCCGCTCTTAAGGAGGAAGCCGTCGCCTTCCGCACAGCACTCGACACCATCGGTCGCTTCACGGTGAAGAAGCAAACGGGAGAGGACGACGTGCTGTTCGGCACTGTCACCAACGGTGATGTGGCCGAGGTGATCGAAGAGGCCACCAAGAAAGAAGTGGATCGCCGTGACATCACCGTGCCCGATATCCATCGGACAGGGAACTACAAGGTGCAGGTCAAGCTGCACAGCGAAGTGAGTGCTGAAATCAACCTGGAAGTGGTCAGCTACTGA
- a CDS encoding fatty acid desaturase → MAPSAIRTPLPPSRRSVSHRGPRLAIKPYRRPRSKSNTSPKSEKSWVTIGFMIVIHALGLLALAPTFWSWEAVTSLLVLYWVTACLGVTIGYHRLLSHRSFRVPLWLEHFFATCGALSCQHGPIDWAGLHRHHHKYSDTDADHHNSNKGFWWSHMGWMFNSIPAMQEVPRMTGDLAKDPYYRWLNNWFLVLQLPLAGLLFWIGTATGAGGWALVLWGIPLRLVFVYHVTWLVNSATHTWGTVAFESGDASRNNKWVAALTFGEGWHNNHHAFPHSARHGLQAGQIDLTWEHIRLMRALGLATKVRLPVKS, encoded by the coding sequence ATGGCACCAAGCGCGATTAGAACGCCTTTGCCACCCAGTCGGAGATCAGTTTCGCATCGTGGACCCAGGCTGGCAATCAAGCCCTACCGGCGCCCCAGGAGCAAGTCGAACACCTCTCCCAAGAGCGAAAAAAGCTGGGTAACGATCGGATTCATGATCGTGATTCATGCCCTGGGACTGCTGGCACTCGCTCCTACCTTCTGGAGCTGGGAAGCCGTCACCAGCCTGCTGGTGCTGTATTGGGTCACCGCCTGCCTTGGCGTCACCATCGGCTATCACAGGCTGCTCTCACACCGCTCGTTCCGAGTGCCGCTCTGGCTGGAGCATTTCTTTGCCACCTGCGGCGCCCTGAGCTGCCAGCACGGACCAATCGACTGGGCCGGACTGCACAGGCATCACCACAAGTATTCCGATACGGATGCGGATCACCACAACAGCAACAAGGGCTTTTGGTGGAGCCACATGGGCTGGATGTTCAATTCGATTCCAGCGATGCAGGAGGTGCCCCGCATGACCGGTGATCTGGCCAAGGACCCCTATTACCGCTGGCTGAACAACTGGTTCCTGGTGCTGCAGCTACCCCTGGCCGGTCTGTTGTTCTGGATCGGCACAGCGACCGGTGCAGGCGGCTGGGCCCTGGTGCTCTGGGGTATTCCTCTGCGCCTGGTGTTCGTGTACCACGTCACCTGGTTGGTGAATTCCGCCACCCACACCTGGGGCACTGTGGCCTTTGAAAGTGGCGACGCTTCCCGCAACAACAAGTGGGTGGCAGCGCTGACCTTTGGCGAAGGCTGGCACAACAATCACCACGCTTTCCCCCACTCAGCGCGTCACGGCCTGCAAGCGGGTCAGATTGACCTCACCTGGGAGCACATCCGTCTGATGCGTGCTCTGGGCCTGGCCACCAAAGTGCGCCTGCCCGTGAAGTCGTAA
- a CDS encoding acyl-CoA desaturase, with product MRAAVMAPRERLPRKQRKFKGGTTSFMVAMHVLATIALLPRFWSIQGVVAFAVLYWATVLGVTLGLHRLVAHRSFEVPRWLERVLVIMGTLAAQSGPIDWVALHRHHHKFSDQPNDHHDAGRGLWWSHSEWMLHEIPALEHKERFGGDLLKDPFYVWLDRWFLVLQIPIGLALYWYGNAAQVHGGGVGLVLWAIPLRLVVVYHVTWLVNSATHAFGYRNFDCPDLSRNCWWVAVLSFGEGWHNNHHAHPGSARHGLRWFEFDITWMHIRMLQKLGLTRRVRQARYPG from the coding sequence ATGCGCGCAGCGGTGATGGCGCCTCGTGAACGGCTGCCGCGTAAACAGCGCAAATTTAAAGGTGGCACCACCTCCTTCATGGTGGCGATGCACGTGCTGGCCACCATTGCGCTGCTGCCACGGTTCTGGAGCATTCAGGGAGTTGTGGCCTTCGCCGTTCTCTACTGGGCCACGGTGCTCGGAGTGACACTGGGCTTGCACAGGCTGGTGGCTCACCGCAGTTTTGAGGTTCCCCGCTGGCTTGAACGGGTGCTTGTGATCATGGGCACCCTGGCCGCACAGAGCGGCCCAATCGACTGGGTGGCCTTGCACCGTCACCATCACAAATTTTCTGATCAACCCAATGATCACCACGATGCAGGTCGGGGACTGTGGTGGAGCCACAGCGAGTGGATGCTGCACGAAATCCCTGCTCTTGAGCACAAGGAGCGATTCGGTGGAGACCTGCTAAAGGATCCTTTCTATGTATGGCTTGATCGCTGGTTCCTGGTCTTGCAGATCCCGATCGGTCTGGCGCTCTACTGGTATGGCAACGCGGCTCAGGTGCATGGAGGCGGCGTCGGTCTGGTGCTGTGGGCCATTCCCTTGCGTCTGGTCGTCGTGTATCACGTCACCTGGCTGGTGAACTCGGCCACACACGCCTTCGGTTATCGCAATTTCGACTGCCCTGATCTCTCACGCAATTGCTGGTGGGTGGCCGTTTTGTCCTTCGGAGAGGGATGGCACAACAACCATCACGCCCATCCAGGCAGTGCCCGCCACGGACTGCGCTGGTTCGAGTTCGATATCACCTGGATGCACATCCGGATGCTGCAGAAGCTTGGACTCACCCGACGCGTGCGTCAGGCCCGCTACCCCGGCTGA
- a CDS encoding methionine gamma-lyase family protein codes for MNLSDAKDFACRQVAAVRERQQPLARQRTAAVADRLQKVLAAFEAERVGTQHFASVSGYGHGDQGREVIDRVFARVLGAEAAAVRLQFVSGTHAIAAALFGVLRPGDRLLSITGRPYDTLEEVIGLRGEGQGSLKDFGIDYDELQLNEAGAVDEQALDQALARPHRLILIQRSCGYSWRPSLSVQTIGRLCARIHERQPDCVCFVDNCYGELVEAHEPPEVGADLVAGSLIKNLGGTIAPAGGYVAGRADLVEQACCRLTAPGIGSEGGTGFDLHRLLLQGLFLAPQMVAEALIGADLVAGVFADLGFPVQPVAGAPRSDLIQAVQLGDPEALKLICRAFQACSPVGSYLDPVPASMPGYVSDLVMAGGTFIDGSTSEFSADAPLREPFNLYVQGGTHHAHVELALIQALQALAAAGHLNLAHTD; via the coding sequence ATGAATCTCAGTGATGCCAAGGACTTTGCCTGCAGGCAAGTGGCTGCTGTGCGAGAGCGTCAGCAGCCACTTGCCCGTCAGCGCACCGCTGCTGTGGCCGATCGACTGCAAAAGGTTCTGGCGGCGTTTGAGGCTGAACGGGTTGGGACTCAGCATTTCGCCTCTGTGAGTGGCTACGGGCACGGTGACCAGGGCCGTGAGGTGATCGACCGGGTGTTCGCTCGGGTGCTGGGCGCGGAAGCAGCGGCTGTGCGACTTCAGTTCGTAAGCGGTACTCACGCTATCGCTGCAGCCTTGTTCGGAGTGCTGCGGCCAGGCGATCGCCTGCTTTCCATTACCGGGCGTCCCTACGACACGCTTGAAGAGGTCATCGGTCTTCGTGGAGAGGGGCAAGGATCCCTTAAAGATTTCGGCATCGACTACGACGAGCTGCAACTCAACGAAGCCGGTGCTGTGGATGAGCAGGCCCTCGATCAGGCCCTGGCGCGACCCCATCGCCTGATCCTGATCCAGCGCAGCTGTGGTTACAGCTGGCGCCCATCGCTCAGCGTGCAGACCATCGGCCGGCTCTGTGCCCGCATCCACGAACGGCAGCCCGACTGCGTCTGCTTCGTGGACAACTGCTACGGAGAACTGGTTGAGGCCCATGAGCCACCGGAGGTGGGTGCGGATCTGGTCGCGGGGTCATTGATCAAGAACCTGGGAGGAACGATCGCGCCCGCCGGTGGCTACGTCGCCGGACGCGCCGATCTGGTGGAACAAGCCTGCTGCCGTCTCACCGCACCAGGGATCGGCAGCGAAGGGGGGACTGGTTTTGATCTGCACCGACTGTTACTGCAGGGTCTGTTTTTGGCTCCACAGATGGTGGCGGAAGCCTTGATCGGTGCTGATCTGGTGGCCGGTGTATTCGCTGATCTTGGGTTTCCTGTGCAGCCAGTAGCCGGCGCGCCGCGTAGTGACCTGATCCAGGCTGTGCAGTTGGGGGATCCTGAGGCCCTCAAGCTGATCTGCCGCGCCTTTCAGGCCTGTTCCCCGGTGGGCTCCTACCTCGATCCAGTGCCAGCATCGATGCCCGGGTATGTCAGTGATCTGGTGATGGCTGGTGGCACCTTTATCGATGGCAGCACCAGTGAGTTCTCCGCTGACGCGCCATTGCGAGAGCCGTTCAATCTCTACGTTCAGGGAGGCACCCATCACGCCCATGTCGAGCTGGCTCTAATCCAGGCGCTGCAAGCCCTGGCTGCGGCGGGACATCTGAATCTGGCGCACACTGATTGA
- the gcvH gene encoding glycine cleavage system protein GcvH codes for MAFDFPASYRYADSHEYAWQDADLIRIGLSAYAVDQLGDIVFVDLPEVGSDLSRGSSFGTVESVKAVEEMYAPLSGEVVQRNEALLANPEELQKDPHGEGWLLVIRPSDVTQLEQLMDATTYSAKVAAT; via the coding sequence ATGGCCTTCGACTTCCCTGCCTCCTACCGCTATGCCGACAGCCATGAATACGCCTGGCAGGACGCTGATTTGATCCGTATCGGCCTGAGTGCCTATGCCGTGGATCAACTCGGCGACATTGTGTTTGTGGATCTCCCCGAGGTGGGTTCTGATCTCAGCCGTGGCAGCAGCTTCGGCACCGTTGAGTCGGTCAAGGCTGTTGAAGAGATGTATGCCCCCCTCAGTGGTGAGGTTGTGCAGCGCAATGAAGCTTTGCTGGCCAATCCCGAAGAACTGCAGAAGGATCCCCATGGTGAGGGTTGGTTGCTCGTGATCCGACCCAGCGATGTGACGCAGCTCGAGCAGTTGATGGACGCCACGACCTACTCCGCCAAGGTTGCTGCGACCTGA
- the gcvP gene encoding aminomethyl-transferring glycine dehydrogenase, protein MTLLDQRVVETASAKTLPPFAQRHIGPGSAGNQLMLDRLGFADLERFLQAVVPQDILDSSPPQGQLPEGIGEEQALSELRQLAGLNRVTRSLIGLGYYGTVTPALIQRQVLENPSWYTAYTPYQAEIAQGRLEALLNFQTLISELTGLPIANASLLDEATAAAEAMSMSFGVCKRVEATRFLVDAAVLPQTLAVLRTRAQPIGVKLDVGEPDQFVWGDDVFGVLLQLPGRCGRLWDPRSSMSRAHEHGALVTVAIDPLAQVLLEPVGALGADIAVGSAQRFGVPMGGGGPHAAFFATRDAYRRQVPGRIVGQSRDGEGNLALRLALQTREQHIRRDKATSNICTAQVLLAVMASFYAVHHGPEGLEAIARRLLQLRCQLDEGLRSLGLALPQGSRFDSVDVTCAQAPQVHQLAARAGFNLRLLPDGAAIEQAEGFGISLDELSDSKEVCRLLALVAEATGGQLPELSDTATHEEALEGLPLRSSPWLQQPVFHRYRSETELLRYIQRLVSKDLSLVHGMIPLGSCTMKLNAAAELAPVSWREFGSIHPFAPADQLKGNQRMAQDLESWLAELTGFAGVSLQPNAGSQGEFAGLLVIRAWHQSRGEGHRDVCLIPTSAHGTNPASAVMAGMCVVPVACDEQGNVDVDDLRSKLSEHADSLAALMVTYPSTHGVFETRIREICSLVHDHGGQVYLDGANLNAQVGVCRPGAFGADVCHLNLHKTFCIPHGGGGPGVGPIAVGEHLLPFLPSHPLMNCGGDQAISAVSAAPLGSASILPISWMYLRLMGPAGLRQATAVALLSANYMAHRLDSYYPVLFRGEGGLVAHECILDLRDLRRSAGLEVDDLAKRLMDYGFHAPTVSWPVAGTVMVEPTESESLEELDRFCDAMIAIRAEVAAIENGHSDRENNPLRRAPHTLSAVTADQWDRPYSREQAAFPLPDQRQSKFWPAVARIDNAYGDRNLICTCPSVEEMAAAQPTASRSMG, encoded by the coding sequence ATGACCCTGCTGGACCAGCGCGTGGTGGAGACGGCTTCAGCGAAGACTCTTCCGCCCTTCGCGCAGCGCCATATCGGCCCGGGATCCGCAGGCAATCAGCTGATGCTTGATCGGCTTGGTTTTGCTGATCTTGAGCGCTTTCTGCAGGCCGTGGTGCCCCAGGACATTCTCGATTCAAGTCCGCCGCAAGGGCAGCTGCCCGAAGGAATCGGAGAGGAGCAAGCTCTCTCTGAACTGCGCCAGCTTGCCGGGCTGAACCGTGTGACTCGGTCGTTGATCGGCCTCGGTTACTACGGCACCGTCACGCCTGCTTTGATCCAGCGACAGGTGCTGGAGAACCCCTCCTGGTATACGGCCTACACCCCTTATCAAGCTGAAATTGCCCAGGGACGTCTGGAGGCACTGCTCAATTTCCAGACGTTGATCAGCGAGCTGACCGGTCTGCCGATTGCCAATGCCTCACTTCTGGATGAGGCCACCGCAGCAGCGGAGGCCATGTCGATGAGCTTTGGTGTGTGTAAGCGAGTTGAAGCCACACGCTTTCTGGTTGATGCCGCCGTGCTGCCACAGACCCTGGCGGTTCTGCGCACCCGGGCCCAGCCGATCGGTGTGAAGCTCGACGTGGGCGAGCCTGATCAGTTCGTGTGGGGTGACGATGTGTTCGGAGTGCTGTTACAGCTGCCCGGACGCTGCGGCCGGCTTTGGGACCCTCGATCCTCTATGTCCAGGGCCCATGAGCATGGAGCCTTGGTCACTGTGGCCATTGACCCATTAGCGCAGGTGCTGCTGGAGCCGGTGGGTGCTCTCGGTGCCGATATCGCCGTGGGTAGTGCCCAGCGTTTCGGAGTGCCGATGGGTGGAGGCGGTCCCCACGCGGCGTTTTTTGCAACCCGCGATGCTTACCGCCGGCAGGTCCCAGGGCGCATTGTTGGGCAGTCGAGGGATGGCGAAGGCAATCTCGCCCTGCGCCTGGCGTTGCAGACCCGCGAGCAACACATCCGCCGAGACAAAGCCACCAGCAATATCTGTACAGCCCAGGTGCTGCTGGCGGTGATGGCCTCGTTTTACGCCGTTCACCACGGGCCGGAAGGTCTTGAGGCGATAGCGCGACGTCTGCTGCAGCTGCGCTGTCAGCTCGATGAGGGACTGCGTTCGCTTGGACTTGCTCTTCCGCAGGGATCACGCTTCGACAGTGTTGATGTGACCTGTGCTCAAGCGCCGCAAGTGCATCAACTGGCAGCTCGAGCTGGCTTCAACCTGCGACTCCTCCCCGATGGTGCGGCGATCGAACAGGCGGAAGGATTCGGTATCAGCCTGGATGAGCTCAGCGACAGCAAAGAGGTGTGCCGGCTGCTGGCACTGGTGGCGGAGGCCACCGGAGGCCAGCTGCCAGAACTGTCTGACACAGCCACGCACGAAGAGGCTCTGGAGGGCTTGCCGCTGCGATCCAGCCCCTGGCTGCAGCAGCCGGTGTTTCACCGTTATCGCAGTGAAACCGAGCTGCTTCGCTACATCCAGCGTTTGGTCAGCAAAGACCTCTCATTGGTTCACGGGATGATTCCGCTGGGAAGCTGCACCATGAAACTGAATGCTGCAGCGGAGCTGGCACCGGTGAGCTGGAGGGAGTTCGGGAGCATCCATCCCTTTGCTCCTGCTGACCAGCTGAAGGGCAATCAGCGCATGGCGCAGGACCTCGAGAGCTGGTTGGCTGAGCTCACCGGTTTCGCGGGTGTTTCCTTGCAGCCCAATGCTGGTTCTCAGGGCGAGTTCGCCGGTTTATTGGTGATTCGCGCCTGGCATCAGTCCCGTGGTGAAGGCCATCGTGATGTCTGTTTGATTCCCACCAGTGCCCATGGCACCAACCCCGCCAGTGCCGTGATGGCTGGGATGTGTGTGGTGCCCGTGGCCTGTGATGAGCAGGGGAATGTCGATGTGGACGATCTGCGCAGCAAGCTCTCTGAGCACGCCGATTCCCTGGCGGCTCTGATGGTCACCTATCCCTCAACCCATGGGGTGTTCGAGACCCGAATCCGTGAAATCTGCAGCCTCGTTCATGACCATGGCGGTCAGGTGTATCTCGATGGCGCCAACCTCAATGCTCAGGTAGGGGTCTGCAGGCCAGGGGCGTTCGGGGCGGATGTCTGCCATCTCAACCTGCACAAGACGTTTTGCATTCCCCATGGCGGCGGTGGTCCAGGGGTTGGTCCCATCGCTGTGGGAGAGCACTTGTTGCCGTTTCTTCCTAGTCATCCGCTGATGAATTGCGGTGGTGATCAGGCCATTTCAGCGGTGTCTGCAGCCCCCCTGGGTAGTGCCAGCATCCTGCCGATCAGCTGGATGTATCTGCGTTTGATGGGCCCAGCTGGACTAAGGCAGGCCACAGCTGTCGCTTTGCTGTCCGCCAATTATATGGCGCATCGGCTCGATTCCTACTACCCGGTGCTGTTTCGGGGAGAGGGAGGACTTGTGGCCCATGAATGCATTCTGGATCTCCGTGATCTCAGGCGCAGCGCAGGTCTTGAGGTGGATGACCTCGCGAAACGTCTGATGGATTACGGCTTCCATGCGCCGACGGTCAGCTGGCCAGTGGCGGGCACTGTGATGGTTGAACCCACGGAAAGCGAGAGTCTTGAAGAGCTGGATCGCTTCTGCGACGCCATGATCGCGATCCGGGCAGAAGTGGCTGCGATTGAAAATGGTCACAGCGATCGTGAGAACAATCCACTACGTCGTGCTCCTCACACCTTGAGTGCTGTGACGGCCGATCAATGGGATCGTCCCTATTCCCGTGAACAGGCAGCATTCCCCTTACCAGATCAGCGGCAAAGCAAGTTCTGGCCCGCTGTGGCCAGGATCGACAACGCCTATGGCGATCGCAATCTGATCTGCACCTGCCCCAGTGTTGAGGAGATGGCTGCGGCCCAGCCCACAGCGTCCCGGTCGATGGGTTAA
- a CDS encoding NAD(P)H-dependent oxidoreductase, whose translation MSKANSADVLVIAASNGENLKLAQRFVDQTRALGSSADLLDLTTLELPLFTPRVKEQGMPNGIQPLQQQLMAAPRWVICAPEYNGSIPPVLTNAFAWLSVQGDDFRALFNGRPIAMASFSGGNGMELLVSLRIQLTHLGAQVVGRQLLSNYAKPAKDESIADLMQRLMQMTLLKL comes from the coding sequence ATGAGCAAGGCGAACAGTGCTGATGTGCTGGTGATTGCCGCCAGCAACGGCGAGAACCTCAAACTGGCTCAACGCTTTGTGGACCAGACACGCGCGCTGGGCAGCAGCGCCGACCTGCTCGACCTCACCACACTCGAACTTCCCCTGTTCACACCGCGCGTGAAGGAGCAAGGCATGCCGAATGGCATACAGCCATTGCAGCAACAACTAATGGCAGCACCGCGGTGGGTGATCTGCGCGCCGGAATACAACGGTTCGATTCCTCCCGTTCTGACCAATGCCTTCGCCTGGCTATCTGTTCAGGGAGATGATTTCCGGGCCCTCTTCAATGGACGGCCGATCGCCATGGCCAGCTTCTCCGGCGGCAATGGGATGGAGCTGCTGGTGTCACTGCGCATCCAACTCACCCATCTCGGCGCTCAGGTTGTAGGCCGCCAGCTGCTCAGCAATTACGCGAAGCCAGCGAAGGACGAAAGCATTGCTGACCTGATGCAACGCCTAATGCAGATGACACTACTGAAGCTGTGA